Proteins encoded within one genomic window of Bombina bombina isolate aBomBom1 chromosome 1, aBomBom1.pri, whole genome shotgun sequence:
- the FIGN gene encoding fidgetin isoform X1 — MDALRSPWDDPSQIHSFSNIIWMYPTQGLKMQWTPEHAQWPEQHFDITSTTRSPAHKVEAYRGHLQRTYQYAWANDDISALTASNLLKKYAEKYSGILDGSMERPILSNYADVNGRKNENEPWQSSLNSESVYPMNCVTDVITASKAGVGAAIPPVDVSASIGSSPGVASNMTEPSYSSSTCGNHTVPSLHSGLPSQEYATGYNGSYLHASYSSQSASALPSPHPSPLHSSGLLQPPPPPPPPPSLVPGYNGASNISSYNYPPASYPPQSNVGSGYSPGSAPPPSAYLPSGIPAPTPLPPTTVPGYSYQSHGLAPIAPSALSNNSASSLKRKAFYMAAQGEIDSSYGNYSYGQQRTSHSPMYRMSDTSISNSNRGNGFDRSTETTPLAFKPTKQLVSSDQQRKFSSQSTRAITPPSYSTSKNSRSSESFGKYNSSSINEHNDEHRQLLSHPLQGSGLHAATSSNHSVDEQLKNTDTHLIDLITNEIINQGHPVDWDEIAGLDLVKAFIKEEVLWPVIRSDAFSGLTALPRSILLFGPRGTGKTLLGRCMASQLGATFFKISGSNLVTKWITEGEKIVHASFLVARCRQPSVIFVSDIDMLLSSQVNDEHSPISRMRTEFLMQLDTVLSSAEDQIIVICATSKPEEIDESLRRYFMKRLLIPLPDSTARHQIIIQLLSQHNYCLSDKEIALLVQRTEGFSGLDVTRLCQEAVVGPLHAVPPSELSAIMPSQLRPVTYQDFENVFCKIQPSISQKELDTYIEWNKMFGCNQ; from the coding sequence gcTTGAAGATGCAGTGGACGCCGGAGCATGCACAATGGCCAGAGCAACATTTTGACATAACATCAACCACGCGATCACCAGCCCATAAAGTTGAAGCATATCGTGGCCACTTGCAACGTACTTATCAATATGCATGGGCAAATGATGACATATCTGCACTAACGGCATCTAACCTTCTTAAGAAATATGCAGAAAAATATTCTGGAATTTTGGATGGCTCTATGGAAAGACCCATACTATCAAATTATGCTGATGTAAATGGTCGTAAAAATGAAAATGAACCATGGCAATCTTCTTTAAATTCAGAAAGTGTTTACCCTATGAACTGTGTTACAGATGTGATTACAGCTAGCAAGGCTGGAGTGGGAGCAGCTATCCCACCAGTAGATGTCTCAGCCAGCATAGGGAGTTCTCCTGGTGTGGCAAGTAACATGACAGAACCTAGTTATTCTAGTAGTACATGTGGAAATCACACTGTACCAAGTCTCCATTCTGGACTTCCATCTCAGGAATATGCCACAGGTTATAATGGTTCATATTTACATGCAAGTTATAGCAGCCAGTCAGCGTCTGCACTACCATCCCCTCATCCATCCCCCCTTCATAGTTCAGGACTTCTACAGCCTCCACCACCCCCACCTCCTCCTCCATCTCTGGTTCCTGGCTACAATGGTGCCTCTAATATTTCCAGTTACAATTATCCCCCTGCTAGCTACCCCCCTCAATCAAATGTTGGATCAGGGTATAGTCCAGGTAGTGCACCTCCTCCTTCTGCTTACCTTCCTTCAGGTATCCCAGCTCCTACTCCACTTCCTCCCACAACTGTGCCAGGTTATAGCTACCAGAGCCATGGCCTGGCTCCAATTGCACCGTCTGCACTGTCAAATAATTCAGCAAGTTCATTGAAAAGAAAAGCTTTTTACATGGCGGCACAAGGGGAAATAGACTCCAGTTATGGAAATTATAGCTATGGCCAACAGAGAACCTCACATAGCCCCATGTATAGAATGTCTGATACCAGTATCTCAAACTCAAATAGAGGAAATGGATTTGACAGAAGTACTGAAACAACACCTTTAGCATTTAAGCCAACAAAACAGCTTGTTTCCTCTGATCAACAAAGAAAATTTAGTAGCCAGTCAACAAGAGCTATAACACCACCATCATACAGCACCTCTAAGAATTCAAGGTCAAGTGAATCTTTTGGAAAATACAACTCCTCTTCAATTAATGAACATAATGATGAGCATAGACAACTTCTTTCACATCCACTGCAAGGTTCTGGACTTCATGCAGCTACCTCATCCAACCACTCTGTGGACGAACAGCTGAAGAACACTGACACACATCTCATTGACCTTATAACAAATGAGATTATTAACCAGGGACATCCAGTAGACTGGGATGAAATTGCTGGTCTTGATTTAGTAAAGGCTTTCATTAAAGAAGAGGTTTTATGGCCTGTGATTCGATCTGATGCATTCAGTGGACTGACAGCTTTACCTCGAAGCATTCTATTGTTTGGACCTAGAGGAACGGGAAAAACATTACTGGGCAGATGTATGGCTAGTCAGCTTGgtgcaacattttttaaaatatctggCTCTAATCTTGTCACAAAGTGGATAACAGAAGGAGAAAAAATTGTCCATGCATCTTTTCTTGTAGCAAGATGCCGACAACCATCAGTGATTTTTGTTAGTGACATTGATATGCTTCTCTCATCTCAAGTGAATGATGAACACAGCCCAATAAGTCGTATGAGAACAGAGTTTCTTATGCAGTTAGATACTGTTTTGTCATCTGCAGAGGACCAAATCATTGTAATCTGTGCCACAAGTAAACCTGAAGAAATAGATGAATCTCTACGGAGATATTTTATGAAAAGACTTTTAATCCCACTTCCAGACAGCACAGCTAGACATCAGATAATAATACAACTGCTCTCACAGCACAATTACTGTCTCAGTGACAAAGAGATTGCACTCTTAGTACAGCGCACCGAAGGTTTTTCTGGACTTGATGTGACTCGCTTGTGTCAGGAAGCAGTGGTAGGTCCTCTTCATGCTGTACCACCCTCAGAACTTTCAGCTATTATGCCCAGCCAGTTGAGGCCAGTGACATATCAAGACTTTGAAAATGTATTCTGCAAGATCCAACCAAGCATATCTCAAAAAGAACTTGATACTTATATTGAATGGAACAAAATGTTTGGTTGCAATCAGTGA
- the FIGN gene encoding fidgetin isoform X3, which produces MISSTSVYGLKMQWTPEHAQWPEQHFDITSTTRSPAHKVEAYRGHLQRTYQYAWANDDISALTASNLLKKYAEKYSGILDGSMERPILSNYADVNGRKNENEPWQSSLNSESVYPMNCVTDVITASKAGVGAAIPPVDVSASIGSSPGVASNMTEPSYSSSTCGNHTVPSLHSGLPSQEYATGYNGSYLHASYSSQSASALPSPHPSPLHSSGLLQPPPPPPPPPSLVPGYNGASNISSYNYPPASYPPQSNVGSGYSPGSAPPPSAYLPSGIPAPTPLPPTTVPGYSYQSHGLAPIAPSALSNNSASSLKRKAFYMAAQGEIDSSYGNYSYGQQRTSHSPMYRMSDTSISNSNRGNGFDRSTETTPLAFKPTKQLVSSDQQRKFSSQSTRAITPPSYSTSKNSRSSESFGKYNSSSINEHNDEHRQLLSHPLQGSGLHAATSSNHSVDEQLKNTDTHLIDLITNEIINQGHPVDWDEIAGLDLVKAFIKEEVLWPVIRSDAFSGLTALPRSILLFGPRGTGKTLLGRCMASQLGATFFKISGSNLVTKWITEGEKIVHASFLVARCRQPSVIFVSDIDMLLSSQVNDEHSPISRMRTEFLMQLDTVLSSAEDQIIVICATSKPEEIDESLRRYFMKRLLIPLPDSTARHQIIIQLLSQHNYCLSDKEIALLVQRTEGFSGLDVTRLCQEAVVGPLHAVPPSELSAIMPSQLRPVTYQDFENVFCKIQPSISQKELDTYIEWNKMFGCNQ; this is translated from the coding sequence gcTTGAAGATGCAGTGGACGCCGGAGCATGCACAATGGCCAGAGCAACATTTTGACATAACATCAACCACGCGATCACCAGCCCATAAAGTTGAAGCATATCGTGGCCACTTGCAACGTACTTATCAATATGCATGGGCAAATGATGACATATCTGCACTAACGGCATCTAACCTTCTTAAGAAATATGCAGAAAAATATTCTGGAATTTTGGATGGCTCTATGGAAAGACCCATACTATCAAATTATGCTGATGTAAATGGTCGTAAAAATGAAAATGAACCATGGCAATCTTCTTTAAATTCAGAAAGTGTTTACCCTATGAACTGTGTTACAGATGTGATTACAGCTAGCAAGGCTGGAGTGGGAGCAGCTATCCCACCAGTAGATGTCTCAGCCAGCATAGGGAGTTCTCCTGGTGTGGCAAGTAACATGACAGAACCTAGTTATTCTAGTAGTACATGTGGAAATCACACTGTACCAAGTCTCCATTCTGGACTTCCATCTCAGGAATATGCCACAGGTTATAATGGTTCATATTTACATGCAAGTTATAGCAGCCAGTCAGCGTCTGCACTACCATCCCCTCATCCATCCCCCCTTCATAGTTCAGGACTTCTACAGCCTCCACCACCCCCACCTCCTCCTCCATCTCTGGTTCCTGGCTACAATGGTGCCTCTAATATTTCCAGTTACAATTATCCCCCTGCTAGCTACCCCCCTCAATCAAATGTTGGATCAGGGTATAGTCCAGGTAGTGCACCTCCTCCTTCTGCTTACCTTCCTTCAGGTATCCCAGCTCCTACTCCACTTCCTCCCACAACTGTGCCAGGTTATAGCTACCAGAGCCATGGCCTGGCTCCAATTGCACCGTCTGCACTGTCAAATAATTCAGCAAGTTCATTGAAAAGAAAAGCTTTTTACATGGCGGCACAAGGGGAAATAGACTCCAGTTATGGAAATTATAGCTATGGCCAACAGAGAACCTCACATAGCCCCATGTATAGAATGTCTGATACCAGTATCTCAAACTCAAATAGAGGAAATGGATTTGACAGAAGTACTGAAACAACACCTTTAGCATTTAAGCCAACAAAACAGCTTGTTTCCTCTGATCAACAAAGAAAATTTAGTAGCCAGTCAACAAGAGCTATAACACCACCATCATACAGCACCTCTAAGAATTCAAGGTCAAGTGAATCTTTTGGAAAATACAACTCCTCTTCAATTAATGAACATAATGATGAGCATAGACAACTTCTTTCACATCCACTGCAAGGTTCTGGACTTCATGCAGCTACCTCATCCAACCACTCTGTGGACGAACAGCTGAAGAACACTGACACACATCTCATTGACCTTATAACAAATGAGATTATTAACCAGGGACATCCAGTAGACTGGGATGAAATTGCTGGTCTTGATTTAGTAAAGGCTTTCATTAAAGAAGAGGTTTTATGGCCTGTGATTCGATCTGATGCATTCAGTGGACTGACAGCTTTACCTCGAAGCATTCTATTGTTTGGACCTAGAGGAACGGGAAAAACATTACTGGGCAGATGTATGGCTAGTCAGCTTGgtgcaacattttttaaaatatctggCTCTAATCTTGTCACAAAGTGGATAACAGAAGGAGAAAAAATTGTCCATGCATCTTTTCTTGTAGCAAGATGCCGACAACCATCAGTGATTTTTGTTAGTGACATTGATATGCTTCTCTCATCTCAAGTGAATGATGAACACAGCCCAATAAGTCGTATGAGAACAGAGTTTCTTATGCAGTTAGATACTGTTTTGTCATCTGCAGAGGACCAAATCATTGTAATCTGTGCCACAAGTAAACCTGAAGAAATAGATGAATCTCTACGGAGATATTTTATGAAAAGACTTTTAATCCCACTTCCAGACAGCACAGCTAGACATCAGATAATAATACAACTGCTCTCACAGCACAATTACTGTCTCAGTGACAAAGAGATTGCACTCTTAGTACAGCGCACCGAAGGTTTTTCTGGACTTGATGTGACTCGCTTGTGTCAGGAAGCAGTGGTAGGTCCTCTTCATGCTGTACCACCCTCAGAACTTTCAGCTATTATGCCCAGCCAGTTGAGGCCAGTGACATATCAAGACTTTGAAAATGTATTCTGCAAGATCCAACCAAGCATATCTCAAAAAGAACTTGATACTTATATTGAATGGAACAAAATGTTTGGTTGCAATCAGTGA
- the FIGN gene encoding fidgetin isoform X2, which translates to METMERLNGRNKTLLGLKMQWTPEHAQWPEQHFDITSTTRSPAHKVEAYRGHLQRTYQYAWANDDISALTASNLLKKYAEKYSGILDGSMERPILSNYADVNGRKNENEPWQSSLNSESVYPMNCVTDVITASKAGVGAAIPPVDVSASIGSSPGVASNMTEPSYSSSTCGNHTVPSLHSGLPSQEYATGYNGSYLHASYSSQSASALPSPHPSPLHSSGLLQPPPPPPPPPSLVPGYNGASNISSYNYPPASYPPQSNVGSGYSPGSAPPPSAYLPSGIPAPTPLPPTTVPGYSYQSHGLAPIAPSALSNNSASSLKRKAFYMAAQGEIDSSYGNYSYGQQRTSHSPMYRMSDTSISNSNRGNGFDRSTETTPLAFKPTKQLVSSDQQRKFSSQSTRAITPPSYSTSKNSRSSESFGKYNSSSINEHNDEHRQLLSHPLQGSGLHAATSSNHSVDEQLKNTDTHLIDLITNEIINQGHPVDWDEIAGLDLVKAFIKEEVLWPVIRSDAFSGLTALPRSILLFGPRGTGKTLLGRCMASQLGATFFKISGSNLVTKWITEGEKIVHASFLVARCRQPSVIFVSDIDMLLSSQVNDEHSPISRMRTEFLMQLDTVLSSAEDQIIVICATSKPEEIDESLRRYFMKRLLIPLPDSTARHQIIIQLLSQHNYCLSDKEIALLVQRTEGFSGLDVTRLCQEAVVGPLHAVPPSELSAIMPSQLRPVTYQDFENVFCKIQPSISQKELDTYIEWNKMFGCNQ; encoded by the coding sequence gcTTGAAGATGCAGTGGACGCCGGAGCATGCACAATGGCCAGAGCAACATTTTGACATAACATCAACCACGCGATCACCAGCCCATAAAGTTGAAGCATATCGTGGCCACTTGCAACGTACTTATCAATATGCATGGGCAAATGATGACATATCTGCACTAACGGCATCTAACCTTCTTAAGAAATATGCAGAAAAATATTCTGGAATTTTGGATGGCTCTATGGAAAGACCCATACTATCAAATTATGCTGATGTAAATGGTCGTAAAAATGAAAATGAACCATGGCAATCTTCTTTAAATTCAGAAAGTGTTTACCCTATGAACTGTGTTACAGATGTGATTACAGCTAGCAAGGCTGGAGTGGGAGCAGCTATCCCACCAGTAGATGTCTCAGCCAGCATAGGGAGTTCTCCTGGTGTGGCAAGTAACATGACAGAACCTAGTTATTCTAGTAGTACATGTGGAAATCACACTGTACCAAGTCTCCATTCTGGACTTCCATCTCAGGAATATGCCACAGGTTATAATGGTTCATATTTACATGCAAGTTATAGCAGCCAGTCAGCGTCTGCACTACCATCCCCTCATCCATCCCCCCTTCATAGTTCAGGACTTCTACAGCCTCCACCACCCCCACCTCCTCCTCCATCTCTGGTTCCTGGCTACAATGGTGCCTCTAATATTTCCAGTTACAATTATCCCCCTGCTAGCTACCCCCCTCAATCAAATGTTGGATCAGGGTATAGTCCAGGTAGTGCACCTCCTCCTTCTGCTTACCTTCCTTCAGGTATCCCAGCTCCTACTCCACTTCCTCCCACAACTGTGCCAGGTTATAGCTACCAGAGCCATGGCCTGGCTCCAATTGCACCGTCTGCACTGTCAAATAATTCAGCAAGTTCATTGAAAAGAAAAGCTTTTTACATGGCGGCACAAGGGGAAATAGACTCCAGTTATGGAAATTATAGCTATGGCCAACAGAGAACCTCACATAGCCCCATGTATAGAATGTCTGATACCAGTATCTCAAACTCAAATAGAGGAAATGGATTTGACAGAAGTACTGAAACAACACCTTTAGCATTTAAGCCAACAAAACAGCTTGTTTCCTCTGATCAACAAAGAAAATTTAGTAGCCAGTCAACAAGAGCTATAACACCACCATCATACAGCACCTCTAAGAATTCAAGGTCAAGTGAATCTTTTGGAAAATACAACTCCTCTTCAATTAATGAACATAATGATGAGCATAGACAACTTCTTTCACATCCACTGCAAGGTTCTGGACTTCATGCAGCTACCTCATCCAACCACTCTGTGGACGAACAGCTGAAGAACACTGACACACATCTCATTGACCTTATAACAAATGAGATTATTAACCAGGGACATCCAGTAGACTGGGATGAAATTGCTGGTCTTGATTTAGTAAAGGCTTTCATTAAAGAAGAGGTTTTATGGCCTGTGATTCGATCTGATGCATTCAGTGGACTGACAGCTTTACCTCGAAGCATTCTATTGTTTGGACCTAGAGGAACGGGAAAAACATTACTGGGCAGATGTATGGCTAGTCAGCTTGgtgcaacattttttaaaatatctggCTCTAATCTTGTCACAAAGTGGATAACAGAAGGAGAAAAAATTGTCCATGCATCTTTTCTTGTAGCAAGATGCCGACAACCATCAGTGATTTTTGTTAGTGACATTGATATGCTTCTCTCATCTCAAGTGAATGATGAACACAGCCCAATAAGTCGTATGAGAACAGAGTTTCTTATGCAGTTAGATACTGTTTTGTCATCTGCAGAGGACCAAATCATTGTAATCTGTGCCACAAGTAAACCTGAAGAAATAGATGAATCTCTACGGAGATATTTTATGAAAAGACTTTTAATCCCACTTCCAGACAGCACAGCTAGACATCAGATAATAATACAACTGCTCTCACAGCACAATTACTGTCTCAGTGACAAAGAGATTGCACTCTTAGTACAGCGCACCGAAGGTTTTTCTGGACTTGATGTGACTCGCTTGTGTCAGGAAGCAGTGGTAGGTCCTCTTCATGCTGTACCACCCTCAGAACTTTCAGCTATTATGCCCAGCCAGTTGAGGCCAGTGACATATCAAGACTTTGAAAATGTATTCTGCAAGATCCAACCAAGCATATCTCAAAAAGAACTTGATACTTATATTGAATGGAACAAAATGTTTGGTTGCAATCAGTGA